The following coding sequences lie in one Pontibacter sp. G13 genomic window:
- a CDS encoding Wzz/FepE/Etk N-terminal domain-containing protein: MNIEFILERLGVYRDELRRRRWMMLAIVMIFVVLAGTHAWLKPSIYTSDAIFHSESFSTGGVASNPLSMLLGTSLESGEGSMMIGILKSRKVRSMVADDSVMVRGSKKLVADLVLDGNSRYVGLPKLVADLIPWEDEELSLEGKIIKATKLIGRSMKVSFTDEGFIKMSNSYYQPRVTQAVSDSYINSLNEYYKKQRTEKALNNIEFFTERADSIKYELDKLKRRLARYQDENRSLVFNQDNILPMELQEELGVLQIMYNQLVAAREQSVAQLQQDIPIIYILDPPEPPFKITKSSLVLYGFLGLVFGFFLSAFLALRKHVAADIRLFLHTELEKAKKNSHAKNQADPEHEETASDYEDDEWDDD, encoded by the coding sequence ATGAATATTGAATTTATCCTTGAGCGACTTGGGGTATATCGCGACGAACTGCGGAGAAGGAGATGGATGATGCTGGCCATAGTCATGATTTTTGTAGTCTTGGCTGGAACCCACGCTTGGCTGAAGCCTTCTATCTACACTTCTGATGCTATTTTTCATTCAGAATCTTTCTCTACTGGGGGAGTCGCCTCTAACCCACTTTCTATGCTGTTGGGTACAAGCCTCGAGTCTGGGGAAGGGAGTATGATGATCGGAATCCTCAAAAGCCGTAAAGTTCGGTCTATGGTGGCAGATGATTCTGTCATGGTTCGAGGTTCCAAAAAGTTGGTAGCAGACTTGGTTCTTGATGGAAATTCTCGGTATGTAGGCCTTCCCAAATTGGTAGCCGATCTAATTCCGTGGGAAGATGAAGAGCTTTCACTTGAAGGAAAAATCATCAAGGCAACAAAGCTGATAGGGAGATCGATGAAGGTATCTTTCACGGATGAAGGATTCATCAAGATGTCCAATTCCTACTATCAACCCCGGGTTACGCAGGCAGTCAGTGATTCGTACATCAATTCGCTGAATGAATACTACAAGAAACAACGTACTGAAAAAGCCCTCAATAACATTGAGTTCTTCACAGAGCGAGCAGATTCTATCAAGTATGAGCTAGATAAGCTCAAACGGAGATTGGCACGCTACCAAGATGAAAACCGTTCGCTGGTATTTAATCAGGACAATATCCTCCCAATGGAATTGCAGGAGGAATTGGGAGTACTTCAAATTATGTATAATCAATTGGTGGCGGCTAGAGAGCAAAGTGTCGCTCAACTCCAGCAAGATATTCCCATTATCTATATTCTGGACCCGCCTGAGCCTCCCTTTAAGATCACAAAGTCATCTCTGGTTTTGTATGGTTTCTTGGGATTGGTTTTTGGGTTTTTCCTGTCAGCCTTTCTCGCACTACGAAAGCATGTAGCTGCAGATATTCGTCTGTTCCTCCATACCGAATTGGAGAAAGCGAAGAAAAACAGCCACGCCAAGAATCAGGCAGATCCTGAGCACGAAGAGACTGCATCTGATTACGAGGATGACGAATGGGATGATGATTAG
- the dnaN gene encoding DNA polymerase III subunit beta yields the protein MNFIVSSAALHRQLSRISGAIPSKSVLPIIENFLFVIENNQLTVSTTNLEISMQTHLEVESRGESIRVAIPARILMDILKALPEQPVTFIIREDTFQVEISSENGKYKLSGENGEDFPIIPTPEGTDSLGIPMHVMLKAISKTLFAASSDEDKAALNGIFFDLNENFSTFVATDAHRLVRYRRNDLTVSNPTNFIVPRQALNLLKSSLDPNANRDVIIQYNDSNAFFKTEDLLLVCRLIDQKYPDYENVIPTDNPNKLFISKQELLGTLRRVNIFANKSTHQVRFSIKGSELEISCEDNDFSNEARETLKCHYEGQDVEIGFNASLLLDVVSNVDTAETVIELSEPNRAGIILPNAQEEGENILMLIMPIMLNSYVGI from the coding sequence ATGAACTTCATCGTCTCCTCAGCTGCCCTGCATCGGCAGTTGAGCCGCATATCGGGTGCCATACCTTCCAAGTCGGTCCTTCCGATCATTGAGAACTTTCTGTTCGTAATCGAAAACAACCAGCTGACGGTATCCACAACCAACCTCGAGATCTCCATGCAGACGCACTTGGAGGTAGAATCTCGTGGGGAGTCCATCCGTGTGGCGATCCCTGCTCGGATTTTGATGGACATTCTCAAGGCCTTGCCTGAACAGCCTGTGACCTTCATCATTCGTGAGGATACTTTTCAGGTGGAAATAAGCTCTGAAAACGGCAAGTACAAGCTGAGTGGTGAGAATGGCGAGGATTTCCCGATCATTCCGACCCCAGAAGGAACCGACTCTTTGGGAATTCCGATGCATGTCATGCTGAAGGCCATTTCCAAAACGCTTTTCGCAGCTTCTTCCGACGAGGACAAGGCCGCCCTTAACGGCATTTTCTTCGATCTGAATGAGAACTTCTCCACCTTCGTAGCTACTGACGCACACCGATTGGTACGCTACCGGAGAAATGACCTGACGGTTTCCAATCCCACCAACTTCATCGTGCCTCGTCAGGCGCTCAATTTGCTCAAAAGCTCATTGGACCCCAACGCTAATCGCGATGTGATCATCCAGTACAACGACAGCAATGCATTCTTCAAAACTGAGGATCTACTGCTCGTATGCCGATTGATCGACCAGAAGTATCCTGATTACGAGAATGTCATTCCCACCGACAATCCCAACAAGCTCTTTATTTCCAAGCAGGAGCTTCTGGGTACGCTTCGTCGGGTGAATATTTTCGCAAACAAGAGCACGCATCAAGTACGCTTTTCCATCAAGGGAAGCGAGCTGGAGATTTCTTGTGAAGACAATGACTTTTCGAATGAGGCGAGGGAGACGCTCAAATGCCACTATGAAGGTCAAGATGTGGAGATCGGGTTCAATGCTTCCCTCTTGCTGGATGTAGTTTCCAACGTGGATACCGCTGAAACAGTCATCGAACTTTCTGAGCCAAACAGAGCAGGGATTATCCTACCAAATGCGCAGGAGGAAGGTGAAAACATTTTGATGCTGATCATGCCGATCATGCTCAACTCCTACGTGGGGATTTAA
- a CDS encoding O-methyltransferase, with protein sequence MDFLPPDIDAYVAAHTSPESELLAELNRDTHLKTLYPRMLSGHVQGRILSMISHMIRPKRVLEIGTFTGYSCLCLAEGLPEDGKIISLELNPELEFMIRPRLIEAGIEDQVELVFGDAMTNLESIEGPFDLVFIDADKARYPIYYERVLPKVRTGGFLLVDNVLWSGKITDLSVKDKETTGIRAFNDLVTEDDRVEQVLLPVRDGMMLVRKR encoded by the coding sequence ATGGACTTCCTCCCACCAGATATTGATGCCTACGTGGCGGCGCATACTTCACCCGAGTCAGAACTCCTGGCAGAGCTCAATCGCGACACCCACCTCAAGACCCTCTACCCCCGTATGCTTTCGGGACATGTTCAGGGGCGAATCTTGTCGATGATTTCACACATGATTCGCCCGAAACGTGTGCTGGAGATTGGCACATTTACGGGTTATTCCTGCCTCTGCCTGGCAGAAGGGCTTCCCGAGGATGGCAAGATCATCTCTCTGGAACTCAATCCCGAGCTTGAATTCATGATTCGTCCAAGGTTGATCGAGGCAGGAATCGAAGATCAGGTAGAACTAGTGTTCGGCGATGCCATGACCAATCTCGAATCCATCGAGGGACCATTTGATCTGGTATTCATCGATGCAGATAAAGCGCGGTATCCCATTTATTATGAACGGGTACTTCCTAAAGTAAGAACAGGCGGCTTTCTGTTGGTGGACAATGTCCTTTGGAGTGGAAAAATCACCGATCTCTCTGTCAAAGACAAGGAAACTACCGGCATTCGAGCTTTCAATGATCTCGTCACGGAGGATGATCGTGTAGAGCAAGTACTCCTTCCTGTGAGAGATGGAATGATGCTCGTAAGGAAGCGATAA
- a CDS encoding NADH-quinone oxidoreductase subunit I: MAQSESFFQQSRTAIKNLSVGMRQTFRHMTKGHSTKNPTSIESDDYFTDRDKAVTIQYPAEQIPVPDVGRYRLHMEADDCIVCDKCARICPVDCITIESFKATEDLGYTSDGSKKRLELPVFDIDMAKCCYCGLCTTVCPTECLTMTKVFDYSEYDREQFVYHFGILSPEEEAQKRAQLEAEKQAKAAAKSTTPKASVPKKKLPLLKKKPSQDS; this comes from the coding sequence ATGGCTCAATCCGAATCATTCTTCCAACAATCCCGCACGGCGATCAAGAATCTGAGTGTAGGCATGCGCCAGACTTTCCGGCACATGACCAAAGGGCATTCCACGAAGAATCCCACCTCCATCGAGTCAGATGACTACTTCACGGATCGAGACAAAGCGGTCACCATTCAGTACCCAGCTGAACAAATTCCCGTCCCGGATGTGGGCCGATATCGCCTGCACATGGAGGCCGATGACTGTATCGTCTGTGACAAATGCGCCCGAATCTGCCCCGTGGATTGCATCACCATCGAAAGCTTCAAAGCCACTGAGGACCTCGGCTACACATCTGATGGCTCCAAGAAAAGGCTCGAATTGCCGGTATTCGATATTGATATGGCGAAGTGCTGTTACTGCGGATTGTGTACTACGGTGTGCCCTACAGAGTGCCTGACCATGACCAAGGTATTCGATTACAGCGAATACGACCGAGAGCAATTTGTCTACCACTTCGGCATCCTCAGCCCAGAGGAAGAAGCCCAAAAACGTGCCCAGCTAGAAGCAGAAAAACAGGCCAAGGCCGCCGCAAAATCTACTACCCCCAAAGCTTCTGTCCCTAAAAAGAAGCTCCCTCTCCTCAAGAAAAAGCCCAGTCAGGATTCCTGA
- a CDS encoding LysM peptidoglycan-binding domain-containing protein encodes MKRILVLMFASIGWMSLSFGQEVPNQVSYCGIELELDKGAQKHISELVSNIKSSPRYFNEMVQRAALYMPFVFEAFDRVGVPRDIAYLSIQESGLRPAVVSSSKAVGFWQIKEATGLELGLVIDDRIDERKHIYRASEAAASYFQKANLQYDNWAYAVLAYYEGPSGSVKFTDAKYYGKSRMKIDKDFHWYVLKAIAHKLAYGEAVQELEKPEMWLVPKVVSGETQARKIAKAHHLDESTFLKYNRWILNGKKIAKEQSYTYYIPEIGDHYPGHAQDPLREPLEGPSPELGTDWVSTDIVVTDLSESPEDPELENPTDPNPTDAPTLPAPEEEPINFQPYSALDAGVLEKGTYATFEVSKDLHHDLEYVQYDGRISLRQIAMGHDVEYGELLVWNEFLPNQAIKLGTIVYLNKRKKVKYHIVQRGETLLQISDRYSVSLKTIQKRNWMAKGDLRIYVGQKLYLRKMKPEGERMIILTDRLEPQDLEPETPVITEIEETPIDPITPEEPATPNPIDELIIRNPVAPEEEPENSGTETPTQPESRWVQHTVKEGETLWRIAQLYGTKVEVIKRINKLPNDNISPGQTLRILMKVEEDGQ; translated from the coding sequence ATGAAACGCATACTTGTCCTGATGTTTGCCTCCATAGGGTGGATGTCATTGAGTTTTGGGCAGGAAGTTCCCAATCAGGTCTCCTATTGTGGGATCGAATTGGAACTGGACAAAGGAGCTCAAAAACATATCTCGGAACTCGTCTCCAACATCAAGTCTAGCCCCCGCTATTTCAATGAAATGGTTCAACGGGCCGCACTGTATATGCCATTTGTCTTTGAGGCTTTCGATCGAGTGGGGGTGCCTAGAGATATTGCTTATCTTTCCATTCAGGAGTCAGGATTGCGTCCAGCTGTGGTTTCTTCCTCCAAAGCTGTCGGATTCTGGCAAATCAAGGAAGCGACAGGCTTGGAGCTCGGGCTTGTCATCGATGACCGAATTGACGAGCGAAAGCATATTTATCGAGCTTCAGAAGCCGCTGCCTCCTATTTCCAAAAAGCCAACCTCCAATACGACAACTGGGCCTATGCAGTCTTGGCTTACTATGAGGGACCTTCTGGATCTGTGAAATTCACGGACGCCAAGTACTATGGTAAAAGCCGAATGAAGATCGACAAAGATTTTCACTGGTATGTCCTGAAGGCAATCGCCCATAAATTGGCGTATGGAGAAGCGGTACAAGAACTGGAAAAGCCTGAAATGTGGCTGGTGCCCAAGGTGGTTTCAGGTGAAACCCAAGCCCGCAAAATCGCCAAAGCCCATCATCTCGATGAAAGCACATTCCTGAAATACAACCGCTGGATCCTCAATGGCAAGAAGATCGCCAAAGAGCAATCCTATACCTACTACATTCCCGAAATCGGAGACCACTATCCCGGCCATGCCCAAGATCCACTCCGTGAGCCATTGGAAGGCCCCAGTCCTGAGCTGGGAACGGATTGGGTGTCCACCGATATCGTCGTGACTGATTTGAGCGAGTCTCCGGAAGACCCCGAACTCGAGAATCCCACCGATCCTAATCCTACTGATGCTCCCACCCTCCCAGCCCCGGAAGAAGAGCCCATCAACTTTCAGCCTTACTCGGCTTTGGATGCTGGAGTGCTAGAAAAAGGGACGTATGCGACGTTTGAAGTCTCAAAGGATCTCCACCACGATCTGGAATATGTCCAGTACGATGGAAGAATTTCCCTGCGCCAGATTGCGATGGGACACGATGTAGAATATGGGGAATTGTTGGTCTGGAATGAGTTCCTCCCCAACCAAGCGATCAAGCTTGGTACAATCGTTTACCTCAACAAGCGCAAAAAGGTCAAATACCATATCGTCCAACGTGGAGAAACACTCCTGCAGATTTCTGATCGCTATAGCGTGTCGCTCAAGACGATTCAGAAACGTAACTGGATGGCCAAAGGAGATCTCCGGATCTACGTCGGACAAAAGCTGTACCTGCGCAAAATGAAGCCGGAAGGCGAACGGATGATTATCTTGACAGATCGTCTTGAACCGCAGGATCTTGAACCTGAAACGCCTGTGATTACCGAGATCGAAGAAACGCCCATCGATCCAATCACCCCGGAGGAGCCTGCAACGCCAAATCCAATTGATGAATTGATCATTAGAAACCCCGTTGCTCCCGAGGAAGAACCCGAAAATAGCGGAACAGAGACTCCCACGCAGCCGGAAAGCCGTTGGGTACAACATACCGTCAAAGAAGGGGAAACCCTCTGGCGAATCGCCCAGCTTTACGGTACCAAAGTGGAGGTGATCAAGCGGATCAACAAACTCCCGAATGACAATATCAGTCCCGGTCAGACGCTTCGTATCCTGATGAAGGTCGAAGAAGACGGGCAATAG